A genomic region of Fusarium oxysporum f. sp. lycopersici 4287 supercont2.30 genomic scaffold, whole genome shotgun sequence contains the following coding sequences:
- a CDS encoding uncharacterized protein (At least one base has a quality score < 10) encodes MTTSATTARNGLHQCHASFLERFNARQAQSRAAKQKPTLSVEEHAAHRAQLGNVRFIKPRYSEQTEINVSGIFNKWRRYCVDMKVGEWKATLENLDRGTTQDFLLYICERYKITSWGSGHEYIRQFQQLYTTVNGQYMDRNDTKEVYKYYRSVLVPRFGHRPPNIDGKPVLNVDNLRVILTFNIAYDTTVFPGERHRINLAGCYQLLCYTGARPAELVDGERQKPKDGSIQELFGQNAVQLSSSASSEEQESPADEHSKVLNSLLCQETLGRGRPKALCYEDIQMMIVRHPATGRCIPAMAIKFVHHKGADNKPKPTIFYFTPTRKLLFCAVSTVLALALHDNAFDAPSLTDAAAIFRLQPPRFKHCIPLRWKKSILKTPIFRRYRGTELSAGETMLYSKLRDDIGQQSLDSGHERKWTPRFARRGAGNAANGDAPDSVRDQMMRQDPRFMTFQSAYLNEIANFDLQNAFLEEEKESQLFRLFAHVSLTRDPRATADMVPDEVWANLAPDPEIVELEEQRAQLKQGKYRIVGRDNEEEIRRLSNKIRTKRACREKQVVKEYREDYFYHRPTWDIEQQARGEEEEEYIEPTIDVHIPERNRLANILCHQPDSLTEGQILERRIEAIQLMVALCDKRETAKRRYIQQNIKAQSHIKIEHTEADIQPSLSVNRFPLLMQPGQCPDCIGDERLSLEERTFAYCRPTVRNDHFDDQHLLERERALQRGEKMVCTHPACRTQNQGQNLEFHDMDHFRAHVQTIHCVTLRSSCQVEQRRVRKLRRRKMVKE; translated from the exons ATGACCACCAGCGCGACTACGGCCAGAAATGGTCTGCATCAATGCCATGCATCTTTCCTCGAGCGCTTCAATGCCAGACAAGCTCAAAGTCGAGCCGCAAAGCAGAAACCCACGCTCTCGGTGGAGGAACATGCTGCTCACCGCGCGCAGCTCGGCAACGTGCGTTTCATCAAGCCCAGATACTCTGAGCAGACCGAGATCAACGTCAGCGGCATCTTTAATAAATGGAGGCG CTACTGCGTTGACATGAAGGTCGGCGAGTGGAAGGCGACGCTCGAGAACCTCGACCGTGGGACGACGCAAGACTTCCTCCTCTACATTTGCGAGCGATACAAGATCACATCATGGGGCAGCGGACACGAGTACATTCGCCAGTTCCAACAGCTTTACACAACAGTAAATGGCCAGTATATGGATCGGAACGACACCAAGGAAGTGTATAAG TATTATCGCAGCGTACTTGTCCCACGATTCGGACACCGCCCGCCAAACATCGATGGCAAGCCGGTACTCAACGTCGATAACCTACGAGTCATCCTGACGTTCAATATCGCATACGATACAACCGTCTTTCCAGGGGAACGGCACCGCATCAACCTCGCTGGCTGCTACCAGCTCCTGTGCTATACGGGCGCACGTCCGGCCGAGCTGGTAGATGGTGAGCGTCAGAAGCCAAAGGACGGTTCTATCCAAGAACTTTTTGGTCAGAATGCAGTCCAGttgtcttcttcagcaagCAGTGAAGAGCAGGAAAGCCCTGCGGATGAACACTCTAAAGTTCTTAATAGCCTTCTCTGCCAAGAGACTTTAGGGCGCGGCCGCCCTAAAGCCCTTTGCTACGAGGATATCCAGATGATGATTGTTCGACACCCGGCCACTGGACGATGTATACCAGCCATGGCCATCAAGTTCGTTCATCATAAAGGCGCTGACAATAAACCTAAGCC TACCATCTTCTACTTTACGCCTACAAGAAAGTTACTCTTCTGTGCTGTTTCTACGGTTCTTGCTCTCGCTCTCCACGATAATGCATTCGATGCTCCGAGCTTAACTGATGCAGCTGCTATATTCAGATTACAGCCACCGCGCTTTAAGCACTGCATCCCGCTCCGATGGAAGAAGTCTATATTAAAGACCCCAATCTTTCGCCGATATCGTGGCACTGAGCTCTCTGCTGGTGAGACCATGCTGTACTCCAAGCTTAGAGACGACATAGGTCAACAGAGTCTTGATTCAGGGCATGAAAGGAAATGGACACCTAGGTTCGCTAGGAGAGGCGCCGGCAACGCGGCTAACG GAGACGCACCTGACTCCGTTCGCGATCAGATGATGCGCCAAGATCCCCGATTTATGACCTTTCAGAGCGCGTACCTCAACGAGATTGCCAACTTCGACCTCCAGAACGCGTTCctagaagaagagaaggagagccAGCTGTTTCGACTATTTGCACACGTTAGCCTTACGCGCGATCCTCGAGCTACGGCAGACATGGTGCCCGACGAAGTCTGGGCCAACCTGGCACCAGACCCGGAAATTGTCGAGCTTGAAGAACAACGTGCACAATTAAAGCAGGGCAAATATCGCATCGTAGGCCGTGATAACGAGGAAGAAATCCGACGGCTCAGCAATAAAATCCGAACGAAGAGAGCATGTCGCGAAAAGCAGGTCGTCAAGGAATACCGCGAGGATTACTTCTACCACCGTCCCACTTGGGACATTGAGCAGCAGGCACGgggcgaggaagaggaggagtacATAGAACCTACTATCGATGTGCATATACCAGAACGCAACCGGCTAGCAAATATTCTTTGCCATCAGCCGGATAGTCTAACAGAAGGCCAGATTCTCGAGCGAAGGATTGAGGCAATTCAACTTATGGTGGCTCTTTGCGACAAACGCGAGACCGCCAAGCGTCGCTACATCCAGCAAAATATCAAAGCTCAATCTCACATCAAAATCGAACATACCGAAGCGGACATTCAGCCTTCACTTAGCGTCAATCGATTTCCTCTCCTTATGCAACCCGGACAATGCCCAGACTGTATAGGTGACGAGCGGCTCTCTCTCGAGGAGCGTACGTTTGCATATTGCCGTCCGACCGTCAGGAATGATCACTTTGATGACCAGCACTTGCTCGAGCGCGAGAGGGCACTGCAACGTGGTGAGAAGATGGTGTGTACGCACCCTGCCTGTCGCACCCAAAACCAAGGGCAAAATCTCGAATTTCATGATATGGATCATTTTAGGGCCCACGTGCAGACAATTCATTGCGTGACGCTACGATCATCGTGCCAAGTGGAGCAAAGGCGGGTGCGCAAGCTGAGGCGTCGAAAGATGGTTAAAGAATAA
- a CDS encoding uncharacterized protein (At least one base has a quality score < 10) produces MGSKQQSHPREANENLCELSTEAIMAGSSINFVPGMSASMTLGYTLARLGLPLDIQSIMQGFSFGIADAFSYNNMGNLDCFANAVLNGNGVVSSQTGVQSFSGQLWGISGSPYSAEEHPTGYDNGEGFFGFLASRLTEEPAGNFHFGDTCETDPSSILQEQCEGITAGSLSPVNSGSQDDNLPEIPTETQSEGIRYDQPDAFSDLVEGLSGDVYSPSCGTGSPTLPQDSISVAQGPESNQEAATCLASCINLVGCHTQSSEPEVPETTEEPSSPMRPSIDIIDLTLDSDKTPANTATPNTNGATSCTADAVVAGLPLMPNGINRRTESSRSKRRNQQKRKRRHEDVPSFPEIKTEMGFMETVEFIRHKSRKWKAKESNEECILKLQEVVSFEMMVQGGSFGRINIHKSEDGNTYKGTELLMEYMVVLSKDEAEKVLDDPEKSLGTRCHLLQEQNRSKAPRVA; encoded by the exons ATGGGCTCTAAACAACAATCTCATCCACGCGAAGCAAACGAAAATCTCTGTGAGCTTTCTACCGAAGCTATCATGGCGGGCAGCTCCATCAACTTTGTGCCAGGCATGTCTGCGTCCATGACGTTAGGATATACTCTTGCCCGACTTGGGCTTCCTTTAGACATCCAAAGCATTATGCAGGGATTCTCCTTTGGGATAGCCGATGCCTTCTCCTACAACAATATGGGCAATCTTGACTGTTTTGCCAATGCAGTTCTAAACGGTAATGGGGTTGTATCTTCTCAAACAGGAGTGCAATCCTTCTCTGGTCAACTGTGGGGTATCTCAGGATCACCATATTCCGCAGAGGAACATCCCACTGGCTACGACAACGGCGAGGGCTTCTTCGGCTTTCTGGCCTCCAGACTGACAGAAGAACCTGCAGGTAATTTCCATTTTGGAGATACTTGCGAAACGGATCCTTCTAGTATCCTTCAAGAGCAATGCGAAGGAATCACTGCAGGATCACTTTCTCCTGTTAATTCCGGATCTCAAGACGACAACCTTCCTGAAATTCCAACAGAAACCCAATCTGAAGGCATTAGATACGACCAACCGGACGCCTTTAGTGATTTAGTGGAGGGTCTCAGCGGCGACGTGTATTCTCCAAGCTGTGGCACTGGAAGCCCGACGCTGCCACAAGACAGTATCAGCGTCGCTCAAGGGCCAGAATCTAATCAGGAGGCCGCCACCTGCCTCGCATCGTGTATCAACCTGGTTGGCTGTCATACTCAGTCCTCGGAACCTGAAGTGCCTGAAACCACCGAagagccatcttctccgaTGAGACCTTCTATCGATATTATCGATCTCACTCTCGACAGCGATAAGACGCCTGCTAATACAGCAACCCCCAACACCAATGGTGCTACTAGCTGCACTGCAGATGCGGTTGTTGCGGGTCTGCCATTGATGCCAAATGGTATAAACCGGAGGACAGAGTCAAGCCGCAGTAAAAGACGGAATCAGCAGAAGCGGAAAAGGCGTCATGAAGATGTGCCGTCCTTCCCCGAGATA AAAACGGAAATGGGGTTCATGGAGACCGTGGAGTTCATTCGACATAAGTCAAGGAAATGGAAAGCCAAGGAATCCAACGAAGAATGCATCCTCAAGCTTCAAGAAGTGGTATCCTTCGAGATGATGGTCCAGGGTGGGAGCTTTGGGCGCATCAACATTCACAAGAGCGAGGATGGTAACACATATAAAGGAACAGAGCTTCTTATGGAGTACATGGTAGTGCTTTCGAAAGATGAGGCAGAGAAGGTCTTAGATGACCCTGAGAAGTCTCTTGGCACTCGTTGTCACCTTCTACAGGAGCAGAATAGATCAAAAGCCCCGCGAGTAGCATAG